Proteins encoded by one window of Lathyrus oleraceus cultivar Zhongwan6 chromosome 1, CAAS_Psat_ZW6_1.0, whole genome shotgun sequence:
- the LOC127105736 gene encoding putative pentatricopeptide repeat-containing protein At1g12700, mitochondrial isoform X1, producing MSVSVSRLRHALSVPALNFLPISTFLLRLYSQPLPSFIPNVDDAISSFNRILYINPTPPIFEFGKILSSLVKMNHIHTAISFSQQMELRGIQPNIVTLSILINCFCHLRQLNFAFSVLAKILKLGYQPNTVTLTTLMKGLCLNGEVKKALHFCDDVIAKGFQLNEFSYGTLIDGLCKEGETKAALMLLRMLEEQLVRPSVVMYTTLIDSLCKNMLVFDAYELYSEMVEKNIFPNVVTYSTLIYGFCIVGRLKDAIGLFNEMILKNINPDVYTFNILIDGLCKEREVKKATNVLGVMIKNGVKPNVVTYSSLMDGYFLVNEVNKAKDVFDTMARWGVTPNLHSYNIMIDGLCKHKMVDDAVKMFTEMHSRNMIPNTVTYNSLIYGFCKSGRISDVLDLIDEMRDRGQPANVITYTSLIDALCKNHNLDKAIELFTVIKDRGIEADVYTYTVLIDGLCKGGRLKNALEVFRILLIKGYHLDVLTYTVMINGLCKEGMFDEVLALLSKMEENGCIPDAVTYEIVIRALFEKGKIDMAEKLLSEMMARGLL from the coding sequence ATGTCAGTTTCTGTATCCAGGTTAAGGCACGCTCTCTCAGTTCCCGCTCTCAATTTTCTTCCAATCTCCACTTTCCTTCTTCGATTATACTCTCAGCCTCTACCTTCGTTCATTCCCAATGTCGACGACGCCATTTCCTCTTTCAATCGCATTCTCTACATCAACCCTACTCCACCCATCTTCGAATTCGGTAAGATTCTATCTTCCCTTGTTAAAATGAATCATATCCACACTGCTATTTCATTTTCACAACAAATGGAACTCAGAGGAATTCAACCTAACATTGTTACTTTAAGCATCTTGATTAATTGTTTCTGCCACCTTCGTCAACTCAATTTTGCATTTTCTGTATTGGCGAAAATTCTCAAGCTAGGTTATCAACCAAATACTGTAACCTTGACTACACTTATGAAAGGTCTTTGTCTTAATGGAGAGGTAAAGAAAGCTTTGCACTTTTGTGATGATGTTATAGCAAAGGGATTTCAGTTGAATGAGTTTAGCTATGGGACTTTGATTGACGGATTATGTAAAGAAGGTGAAACAAAAGCTGCGTTGATGTTGCTTAGAATGCTTGAAGAGCAATTGGTTAGGCCTAGCGTGGTAATGTACACCACACTCATTGATAGTCTATGCAAAAATATGCTTGTATTTGATGCATATGAGTTATATTCTGAAATGGTTGAAAAGAATATTTTTCCTAATGTTGTCACTTATAGTACTCTAATTTATGGCTTTTGTATTGTGGGTCGGCTGAAAGATGCTATTGGTTTGTTCAACGAAATGATATTGAAAAATATCAACCCGGATGTTTATACGTTTAATATATTGATTGATGGTTTATGTAAGGAAAGAGAGGTGAAGAAAGCTACAAATGTGTTGGGTGTGATGATAAAGAATGGAGTGAAACCTAATGTTGTTACTTATAGCTCTTTAATGGATGGGTATTTTCTAGTCAATGAAGTCAACAAGGCCAAAGATGTATTCGACACTATGGCAAGATGGGGAGTGACTCCTAATCTTCATAGTTATAATATTATGATTGATGGATTATGTAAGCATAAAATGGTGGATGATGCTGTGAAGATGTTTACAGAAATGCATTCCCGAAATATGATTCCTAATACGGTGACGTACAATTCTCTTATTTATGGATTTTGCAAATCTGGAAGAATCTCAGATGTTTTGGATCTTATTGATGAGATGCGCGATAGAGGTCAACCAGCTAATGTGATTACATACACTTCCTTAATAGATGCTTTGTGCAAAAACCATAATCTTGACAAGGCAATTGAATTATTTACGGTAATTAAGGATCGGGGTATTGAGGCTGATGTGTACACATATACAGTGCTAATTGATGGATTGTGCAAAGGGGGAAGACTTAAGAATGCGCTAGAGGTTTTCAGGATACTTCTAATTAAAGGTTATCATCTAGATGTCTTGACATATACTGTTATGATCAATGGCCTTTGTAAAGAGGGCATGTTTGATGAAGTATTGGCCTTGCTTTCAAAAATGGAAGAAAATGGTTGCATTCCGGATGCCGTAACTTATGAAATAGTTATTCGTGCTCTATTTGAAAAAGGCAAGATAGATATGGCAGAGAAACTTCTAAGTGAAATGATGGCTAGAGGTCTATTATAA
- the LOC127105736 gene encoding pentatricopeptide repeat-containing protein At3g22470, mitochondrial isoform X2 translates to MSVSVSRLRHALSVPALNFLPISTFLLRLYSQPLPSFIPNVDDAISSFNRILYINPTPPIFEFGYQPNTVTLTTLMKGLCLNGEVKKALHFCDDVIAKGFQLNEFSYGTLIDGLCKEGETKAALMLLRMLEEQLVRPSVVMYTTLIDSLCKNMLVFDAYELYSEMVEKNIFPNVVTYSTLIYGFCIVGRLKDAIGLFNEMILKNINPDVYTFNILIDGLCKEREVKKATNVLGVMIKNGVKPNVVTYSSLMDGYFLVNEVNKAKDVFDTMARWGVTPNLHSYNIMIDGLCKHKMVDDAVKMFTEMHSRNMIPNTVTYNSLIYGFCKSGRISDVLDLIDEMRDRGQPANVITYTSLIDALCKNHNLDKAIELFTVIKDRGIEADVYTYTVLIDGLCKGGRLKNALEVFRILLIKGYHLDVLTYTVMINGLCKEGMFDEVLALLSKMEENGCIPDAVTYEIVIRALFEKGKIDMAEKLLSEMMARGLL, encoded by the exons ATGTCAGTTTCTGTATCCAGGTTAAGGCACGCTCTCTCAGTTCCCGCTCTCAATTTTCTTCCAATCTCCACTTTCCTTCTTCGATTATACTCTCAGCCTCTACCTTCGTTCATTCCCAATGTCGACGACGCCATTTCCTCTTTCAATCGCATTCTCTACATCAACCCTACTCCACCCATCTTCGAATTCG GTTATCAACCAAATACTGTAACCTTGACTACACTTATGAAAGGTCTTTGTCTTAATGGAGAGGTAAAGAAAGCTTTGCACTTTTGTGATGATGTTATAGCAAAGGGATTTCAGTTGAATGAGTTTAGCTATGGGACTTTGATTGACGGATTATGTAAAGAAGGTGAAACAAAAGCTGCGTTGATGTTGCTTAGAATGCTTGAAGAGCAATTGGTTAGGCCTAGCGTGGTAATGTACACCACACTCATTGATAGTCTATGCAAAAATATGCTTGTATTTGATGCATATGAGTTATATTCTGAAATGGTTGAAAAGAATATTTTTCCTAATGTTGTCACTTATAGTACTCTAATTTATGGCTTTTGTATTGTGGGTCGGCTGAAAGATGCTATTGGTTTGTTCAACGAAATGATATTGAAAAATATCAACCCGGATGTTTATACGTTTAATATATTGATTGATGGTTTATGTAAGGAAAGAGAGGTGAAGAAAGCTACAAATGTGTTGGGTGTGATGATAAAGAATGGAGTGAAACCTAATGTTGTTACTTATAGCTCTTTAATGGATGGGTATTTTCTAGTCAATGAAGTCAACAAGGCCAAAGATGTATTCGACACTATGGCAAGATGGGGAGTGACTCCTAATCTTCATAGTTATAATATTATGATTGATGGATTATGTAAGCATAAAATGGTGGATGATGCTGTGAAGATGTTTACAGAAATGCATTCCCGAAATATGATTCCTAATACGGTGACGTACAATTCTCTTATTTATGGATTTTGCAAATCTGGAAGAATCTCAGATGTTTTGGATCTTATTGATGAGATGCGCGATAGAGGTCAACCAGCTAATGTGATTACATACACTTCCTTAATAGATGCTTTGTGCAAAAACCATAATCTTGACAAGGCAATTGAATTATTTACGGTAATTAAGGATCGGGGTATTGAGGCTGATGTGTACACATATACAGTGCTAATTGATGGATTGTGCAAAGGGGGAAGACTTAAGAATGCGCTAGAGGTTTTCAGGATACTTCTAATTAAAGGTTATCATCTAGATGTCTTGACATATACTGTTATGATCAATGGCCTTTGTAAAGAGGGCATGTTTGATGAAGTATTGGCCTTGCTTTCAAAAATGGAAGAAAATGGTTGCATTCCGGATGCCGTAACTTATGAAATAGTTATTCGTGCTCTATTTGAAAAAGGCAAGATAGATATGGCAGAGAAACTTCTAAGTGAAATGATGGCTAGAGGTCTATTATAA